A region of the Thioploca ingrica genome:
AAAGTTTAGTAGTAACACTCTGTCGTATGGATCAGTTAGTGGCTATTGTGCCCCCTAACCATCCTTTAGCACAAGTTCCTGAAGTTTCTGTAAAAGAATTAGTATCTTATCCTTACATTTCTCGTGAAGAAGGTTCGGGTACCCGTGAAGTGATCAACGAATATTTTAATCAGGCCAACTTATCATTTTATGATTTAAATATCGTGATGGAACTCGGCAGTCCAGAAGCAATTAAAGGAGCAGTGGCTTCCGGTATGGGGGTTTCCATTTTGTCTCGAGCGGCCATTCAAAAGGATTTACAATTGGGATTACTTAAAGAAGTCCGCCTCAATCCAACTTTAGAACGCCCCTTTTCTTTTGTTCATCAAAAACAGAAATTTCGGTTACGGGCAATGGAAGAATTACTTAATTTTGCTCAGCATTATTGCAATCTTCACGCAACTGATTAATTTTCATGACGAATTCGGAACAACACCGGTTACAACAGATTTTTAAGCAATTACCGCCAGAACATCAACAAACGTTGTTGGCCTTTGCCGAATTTTTACAAAATCGGGTTGTGTCAAAACCGACACCGCCCTTGCGACCGAAATATTTACCACGTCCACCGGAGGAATCTGTTGTAGCCGCGATTAAGCGACTTTCTAAAAGCTATCCTATGCTAAATAAGGCGAAGATGCTTGATGAAACTTCTAGTTTGATGACCGAACATATTTTACAAGGACGTGACAAAGTTTCGGTAATTGATGAATTAGAAGCAATATTTGAACAACGTTACGAAGAATTTGTGCGTGAGCAGACGACATGATTCAAGTAATCAAGATATGGTTTCATCATTATTTTTCCGACCCTCAAGCGGTTTTACTCGCTATTTTACTGATAGCCAGTTTTACCATTTTGATGACCATGAATCGAATTCTATTTCCGATACTGGCGGGTGTCGTGATTGCTTATTTATTAGATGGATTGATTAAAAATTTACAGCGATGGCATATTCCCCACTTTATCGCGGTTTCTTTAGTTTATTTGACATTTATCACCTTATTAACTTTTATTGTCATCATCTTGTTGCCACTGTTGGCATATCAATTAACTCAATTAATTCAAGAGTTACCTAACATGGTTGTCAAGGGACATGCTCTATTAAAAGAACTACCTCAGAAATATCCTCTTATTTCTGAACAACCGATTGATGGAGTCATTAATTCAATTAACTCGTGGGTTAGAGAAGTGGTGAGAACGATGTTGAATTCAATTCCCGGCTTAATTCCAACCGTTCTAACTTTAATTGTTTATTCCATTTTAGTGCCTTTGTTGGTCTTCTTTTTTCTCAAGGATAAAACCATAATACTCAATTGGTTGATTAATTTTTTACCTAAAAATCATAGTATTGCTGAAAAAGTTTGGTTAGAAATGGATGCGCAGATAGGTAATTATATTCGGGGTAAATTTTATGAAATTTTTCTAGTGGCTACTTTTACCTATTTTCCATTTGCTTATTGGGGATTAAATTACGCCTCGCTGTTAGCGGTATTAGTCGGGTTATCGGCGATTATTCCTTATATTGGAGCGGTTGTGGTCACTTTTCCAGTCGTCTTGGTGGCCTATTTTCAATGGGGTTTAGAAACCGAATTTTTTTGGGTAATCGGTGCTTATACGGTGATTAATGTCTTCGATGGTAATATTTTAGTTCCGCTGTTATTTTCTGAAGCCGTGAATTTACATCCGGTGGCAATTATGGCCGCAGTACTTATTTTTGGAGGCATATGGGGATTTTGGGGCGTTTTTTTTGCGATTCCTTTAGCCACTTTGGTAAAAGTATTACTGACTATCTGGCCTAGAACACCGATTGAGGAAGATAAAGTGATGCCTTAAATGTAAGAGCAGAATCATGATGGTGAACCGCTATTAAAGGGGTTTGGATTAGATATGCGCCTTATTTAGGAAGTTTCATTTTAATTTCTGTTGAATAGTGTTAATAAGTTAAATAAGAGTTA
Encoded here:
- a CDS encoding putative permease: MIQVIKIWFHHYFSDPQAVLLAILLIASFTILMTMNRILFPILAGVVIAYLLDGLIKNLQRWHIPHFIAVSLVYLTFITLLTFIVIILLPLLAYQLTQLIQELPNMVVKGHALLKELPQKYPLISEQPIDGVINSINSWVREVVRTMLNSIPGLIPTVLTLIVYSILVPLLVFFFLKDKTIILNWLINFLPKNHSIAEKVWLEMDAQIGNYIRGKFYEIFLVATFTYFPFAYWGLNYASLLAVLVGLSAIIPYIGAVVVTFPVVLVAYFQWGLETEFFWVIGAYTVINVFDGNILVPLLFSEAVNLHPVAIMAAVLIFGGIWGFWGVFFAIPLATLVKVLLTIWPRTPIEEDKVMP